The following coding sequences are from one Synechococcus sp. HK05 window:
- a CDS encoding heme o synthase, translating into MVSAPAASTGLSRDQAVPSRARIKLPPWLEVAKPRLIPLLLATTLGGMALSEGWPLPPLRLACTLGGGALAAAAAGVLNCLWEQELDGRMQRTSSRALPSGRLSMGTAFAIAVALALTAATLLVGGVNCLAASLALLGLCSYVLLYTVLLKPRTPQNIVIGGVAGAIPPLVGAAAATGHLGLGSWWLFALVMVWTPAHFWALALLLREDYRAVGIPMLPVVKGTAATARGISFYAALTVLLSLLGVWALPSGGLLYGLLLLPFNARLIQMAWRLHQDPDDVQRARGLFRWSILYLFGICLLLLMARLPSGAVFSSQGWDLLALAGSGKPGFTLAAVLAA; encoded by the coding sequence GTGGTTAGTGCTCCTGCTGCTTCAACGGGTCTGAGCCGTGACCAGGCGGTGCCCTCGCGGGCACGGATCAAGCTGCCGCCTTGGCTGGAGGTGGCCAAGCCGCGCCTGATTCCGCTCCTGCTGGCCACCACCCTCGGGGGCATGGCCCTCTCCGAGGGGTGGCCCCTGCCGCCGTTGCGCTTGGCCTGCACCCTGGGTGGCGGTGCGTTGGCGGCAGCGGCCGCTGGTGTTCTCAACTGCCTTTGGGAGCAAGAGCTCGATGGCCGCATGCAGCGCACCAGCTCCCGGGCGCTGCCCTCCGGTCGCTTGTCGATGGGCACGGCTTTCGCCATTGCCGTGGCGCTTGCCCTCACGGCGGCCACCCTGCTGGTGGGCGGCGTGAATTGCCTCGCCGCAAGCCTGGCGCTGCTGGGGCTCTGCAGCTACGTGCTGCTCTACACCGTCCTGCTCAAGCCCCGCACCCCGCAAAACATCGTGATCGGCGGGGTGGCCGGCGCCATCCCGCCCCTGGTGGGGGCCGCGGCGGCCACGGGTCACCTGGGCCTAGGGAGCTGGTGGCTGTTCGCGCTGGTGATGGTGTGGACCCCCGCCCACTTTTGGGCCCTGGCCCTGCTGCTGCGCGAGGACTACCGCGCCGTGGGGATTCCGATGCTGCCGGTGGTGAAGGGCACCGCCGCCACCGCTCGTGGCATCAGCTTTTATGCCGCCCTCACGGTGTTGCTCAGCCTGTTGGGGGTGTGGGCACTGCCCAGTGGCGGGCTGCTCTATGGCTTGTTGCTGCTGCCGTTCAATGCCCGTCTGATTCAGATGGCCTGGCGGCTCCATCAAGATCCCGATGATGTGCAGCGCGCCCGTGGCTTGTTCCGCTGGTCGATCCTGTATCTATTCGGGATCTGCCTGCTGTTGCTGATGGCTCGGCTGCCGTCGGGTGCTGTGTTCAGTTCCCAGGGTTGGGATCTGCTGGCGCTGGCTGGGTCCGGCAAGCCAGGTTTCACCCTGGCTGCGGTTTTGGCGGCCTGA